Proteins from a genomic interval of Flavobacteriales bacterium:
- a CDS encoding rhodanese-like domain-containing protein: MSLENIDFNKATIIDVRTPGEFSMGKVEGSINIPLNEVPDRIEEFKNIEGDIILCCASGGRSGQATMFLQQNGMTNVYNGGGWQMVAMQVL, translated from the coding sequence ATGAGCTTAGAAAACATAGATTTTAACAAAGCAACCATCATTGATGTAAGAACGCCAGGAGAGTTTTCAATGGGAAAAGTAGAAGGGTCTATCAACATTCCTTTAAACGAAGTTCCAGACAGAATTGAAGAGTTTAAAAACATCGAAGGTGATATTATCTTATGCTGCGCAAGTGGAGGAAGAAGTGGTCAAGCTACCATGTTTTTACAACAAAATGGAATGACCAACGTGTACAACGGAGGTGGATGGCAAATGGTTGCTATGCAAGTTCTTTAA
- a CDS encoding MBL fold metallo-hydrolase has translation MRIEQMYTNCLAEAAYYIESKGEAVVIDPLRDIEPYIEKAIAHDAKIKYVFLTHFHADFVSGHIDLAKKTGATIVFGPNATADFDFHVGTDGEIFKVGDLTLELLHTPGHTMESSSFLLKDADGKDQCVFTGDALFIGDVGRPDLAVKSDLTQEDLARHLFKSLRNKIMPLGDEVIIYPNHGAGSACGKNMSKETFDTLGHQKEVNYALRADMTEDEFVKEVITGLKTPPQYFPKNAMMNKSINTDIDTIMEKGTVELDVDTFKSMSEHKEALVLDCRTQQEFAKAHVPGAMFIGLDGQFAPWVGALIEDIKQPIILVAPFGREEEAVSRLARIGYDNSLGFLKGGMQTWTEAGLATGSLKSILATEMEADLAKGINLVDVRKESEYLSEHAIDAGNEPLDTIFDNLNAFDKNETYYIHCAGGYRSMIAASILKANGVDNVIDVQGGFRAIKDNTNLTLSEYVCPTTLL, from the coding sequence ATGAGAATAGAACAAATGTACACCAATTGCTTAGCTGAAGCGGCTTATTATATCGAGTCAAAAGGAGAAGCTGTTGTTATAGATCCATTAAGAGATATCGAGCCATATATTGAAAAGGCAATTGCTCATGATGCAAAAATTAAATATGTGTTTTTAACACATTTTCACGCTGACTTTGTTTCTGGACATATTGATTTAGCAAAAAAGACAGGAGCAACTATAGTTTTTGGACCAAATGCTACTGCTGACTTTGACTTTCATGTAGGAACAGATGGAGAAATTTTTAAAGTTGGAGATCTTACTTTAGAGTTACTTCACACACCTGGACACACGATGGAATCGAGTTCTTTCCTTTTAAAAGATGCTGATGGAAAAGACCAATGTGTATTTACGGGAGATGCTTTATTTATTGGGGACGTTGGACGTCCAGATTTAGCTGTAAAATCTGATTTAACACAAGAAGACTTAGCAAGGCACTTATTTAAGTCTTTAAGAAATAAAATTATGCCTTTAGGAGATGAAGTAATTATATATCCAAATCATGGTGCTGGATCTGCTTGTGGTAAAAACATGAGTAAAGAAACTTTTGACACTTTAGGTCATCAAAAAGAAGTTAATTACGCTTTAAGAGCTGATATGACTGAGGATGAATTTGTAAAAGAAGTTATCACAGGGTTAAAAACACCACCACAATACTTCCCTAAAAATGCTATGATGAATAAGTCTATCAATACAGATATTGACACTATCATGGAAAAAGGAACTGTAGAATTAGATGTTGACACTTTCAAATCAATGTCGGAGCATAAAGAAGCGTTAGTACTAGATTGTAGAACACAACAAGAGTTTGCTAAAGCACATGTTCCTGGCGCTATGTTTATTGGTTTAGATGGTCAGTTTGCTCCTTGGGTAGGCGCATTAATTGAAGATATCAAACAACCAATTATTTTAGTTGCTCCATTTGGTAGAGAAGAAGAAGCAGTATCGAGATTAGCAAGAATAGGGTATGATAATTCTTTAGGGTTCTTAAAAGGAGGGATGCAAACTTGGACTGAAGCTGGATTAGCCACAGGAAGCTTAAAATCTATTTTGGCTACAGAAATGGAAGCTGATTTAGCTAAAGGAATTAACCTTGTTGACGTTAGAAAAGAGTCTGAATACCTTTCAGAACACGCTATTGATGCAGGAAATGAACCTTTAGACACAATCTTTGATAACCTCAACGCTTTTGATAAAAACGAAACTTACTATATCCATTGTGCTGGGGGGTATCGTTCGATGATTGCCGCTTCAATTTTAAAAGCGAACGGAGTAGATAATGTAATTGATGTACAAGGTGGTTTTAGAGCGATTAAAGACAATACCAACCTAACATTATCAGAATACGTTTGCCCAACAACACTTTTATAA
- a CDS encoding T9SS type A sorting domain-containing protein, whose protein sequence is MKFLFLILFIFLSSKVNSIFSQDRPIGHCHESIDYNKLNGPLSKLICSPKTTISFKGTRNKKCDFVLPKEKTYISPKVKFNSYIALRHNLDSIGINELEGYYNSGTILLENDSIENTLSYIKIKYNSNDNNHIIVEQYITKFGVVLALNRIDYNEMVGVANYWVKKYTIIQTESMDNSSNKIHNDELVVTLAPNPAKNNINIYINQPNKLSSKCILEIIDLNQGHQIFKVFLYKEFSIIDISSIKPGIYIANIYNEKSNVTTKLIKL, encoded by the coding sequence ATGAAGTTTCTATTCTTAATTCTATTTATCTTCCTTTCATCAAAGGTAAACTCTATATTTTCCCAAGATAGACCCATTGGCCATTGCCATGAATCGATTGACTATAATAAGTTAAATGGCCCTTTATCAAAATTAATATGCAGTCCTAAGACTACTATTTCATTCAAAGGAACGAGGAATAAAAAATGTGATTTTGTTCTTCCTAAAGAAAAAACATACATCTCTCCTAAGGTCAAGTTCAATAGTTATATCGCTTTACGACATAATTTAGATTCAATAGGTATAAACGAATTAGAGGGGTACTATAATAGTGGAACGATACTGTTGGAAAATGATTCTATTGAAAATACTTTAAGTTATATTAAAATTAAATATAACTCAAATGATAACAATCATATAATTGTTGAGCAGTATATCACGAAGTTTGGAGTGGTGTTGGCTTTAAATCGTATCGATTATAATGAAATGGTTGGAGTAGCTAATTATTGGGTAAAAAAGTATACGATTATACAAACAGAGTCGATGGATAACAGCTCTAACAAAATACATAATGACGAGCTAGTAGTAACCCTTGCACCAAATCCAGCAAAAAATAATATTAATATTTATATAAATCAGCCAAACAAATTGAGTTCTAAATGTATATTAGAAATTATAGACCTTAATCAAGGTCACCAAATTTTCAAAGTTTTTTTATATAAAGAATTTTCTATTATTGATATCTCTTCAATAAAACCTGGGATATATATAGCAAACATCTACAATGAAAAAAGTAACGTAACTACAAAATTGATAAAGTTGTAA
- a CDS encoding carboxymuconolactone decarboxylase family protein: MQHQQTYKKKYSLIEFYKASVLLAKAIVLLVRNNKNKVIDQLFIQRIHLAVTEVNGCPVCSYEHTKMALKKGMSNEEISSFLSGQQNFIQPYEAKAIAFSQHYAATRGFPKNYTYNAIIKEYGTEKAAVILAAIQIMMVGNMYGLPFSAFKARLKGKAYSDSTLGYEISMLLLGGLLLPIAIIHGFLKLAVGVSNDHFDLSPSF; the protein is encoded by the coding sequence ATGCAGCATCAACAAACCTATAAAAAGAAATATAGCCTTATTGAATTCTACAAGGCTTCTGTACTACTTGCTAAAGCCATTGTCCTTTTAGTACGAAACAATAAAAATAAAGTCATTGACCAACTATTTATACAACGGATACACCTCGCTGTAACAGAAGTAAATGGATGCCCGGTATGTTCATACGAACACACTAAAATGGCGCTAAAAAAAGGAATGAGTAATGAAGAAATCAGTAGTTTTTTAAGTGGTCAACAAAACTTTATCCAACCTTATGAAGCCAAAGCAATTGCTTTTTCACAACATTACGCAGCTACTAGAGGTTTTCCAAAAAACTATACTTACAATGCCATTATAAAAGAATATGGAACAGAAAAAGCAGCAGTTATTTTAGCAGCCATACAAATAATGATGGTCGGAAATATGTATGGACTCCCTTTTAGCGCTTTTAAAGCACGGTTAAAAGGAAAAGCATACTCAGATAGTACATTAGGGTATGAAATTTCCATGTTATTATTGGGAGGACTCTTACTCCCTATAGCTATCATACATGGCTTTTTAAAACTAGCTGTTGGGGTTTCTAATGATCATTTTGATCTAAGCCCTAGTTTTTAG
- the rsmA gene encoding 16S rRNA (adenine(1518)-N(6)/adenine(1519)-N(6))-dimethyltransferase RsmA has product MVKAKKHLGQHFLIDDSISFNIANALKNFEDYTHVIEVGPGTGALTKHLVANENFTTVAAEIDRESVAYLNTHYPDLKVIEESFLKLDFDQVTDGNIAVSGNFPYNISTQILFKVFEEKHRVPEVVGMFQKEVAERVAEKPGSKTYGILSVLLQAYYDIEYLFTVDEDVFDPPPKVKSGVIRMVRNDVTDLGCDEKKFKQVIKTAFNQRRKMLRSSLKPFLKEEHKTMELFSKRPEQLGVAEFIEITNLLF; this is encoded by the coding sequence ATGGTAAAAGCTAAAAAACACCTTGGGCAACATTTTTTAATTGATGATAGTATCAGTTTTAATATTGCTAATGCACTCAAAAATTTTGAAGATTATACACATGTCATTGAAGTAGGTCCAGGTACTGGAGCATTAACCAAACATTTGGTCGCAAATGAAAATTTTACAACTGTAGCAGCAGAAATTGATCGTGAGTCAGTGGCGTATTTAAATACACATTATCCAGACTTAAAAGTAATAGAAGAAAGTTTTTTAAAACTGGATTTTGATCAAGTCACTGATGGAAATATAGCAGTGTCTGGAAATTTTCCTTATAATATCTCTACTCAAATTCTGTTTAAAGTTTTTGAAGAAAAACATAGAGTACCTGAGGTAGTAGGAATGTTTCAAAAAGAAGTAGCAGAACGTGTGGCAGAAAAACCAGGCTCTAAAACTTATGGGATACTGAGTGTTTTATTACAAGCTTATTATGATATAGAATATTTGTTTACAGTAGACGAAGATGTTTTCGACCCGCCACCAAAAGTAAAATCAGGAGTGATAAGAATGGTTCGTAATGATGTAACTGATTTGGGGTGTGATGAGAAAAAGTTTAAACAAGTCATTAAAACAGCATTTAACCAACGTAGAAAAATGTTAAGAAGCTCTCTAAAACCCTTTTTAAAAGAAGAACATAAAACAATGGAACTTTTTAGTAAAAGACCAGAGCAGCTAGGTGTTGCTGAATTTATAGAAATAACCAACCTTTTGTTTTAA
- a CDS encoding TatD family hydrolase, whose product MLIDTHTHLYASKFDEDRDEVIQDCIAKGVEKLLLPNIDSTSTDSMLALAAKFPGICMPMMGIHPCSINNDTIDKELAHAKAYLFSDRKFIAVGEIGIDLYWDKTTLDAQVKAFKTQIEWAKELNLPIAIHARDSFDEIFEVLDEVNDDKLNGVLHCFTGNVDQAKHIINYGGFKLGIGGVVTFKNGGLDKVLKEIELEHLILETDAPYLAPTPYRGKRNSSQYIPLIGDKLADIYNCTLPDIAKVTTRNAVELFGL is encoded by the coding sequence ATGTTAATAGATACACATACACATTTATACGCTTCAAAGTTTGATGAAGATAGAGATGAAGTCATTCAAGATTGTATTGCTAAAGGCGTAGAAAAATTATTACTACCAAATATAGATTCTACTTCAACAGATTCTATGTTAGCATTAGCAGCCAAATTTCCAGGTATTTGTATGCCTATGATGGGGATACATCCATGTTCTATCAATAACGATACAATAGACAAAGAACTAGCCCATGCTAAAGCATATTTGTTCAGTGATAGAAAGTTTATTGCAGTAGGGGAAATAGGAATCGATTTGTATTGGGATAAAACAACTTTGGATGCACAAGTCAAAGCGTTTAAAACTCAAATAGAATGGGCAAAAGAACTAAATTTACCTATAGCAATTCATGCAAGAGATTCTTTTGATGAAATTTTTGAGGTTTTAGATGAAGTAAACGATGATAAATTAAATGGAGTTTTACATTGTTTTACAGGAAATGTAGATCAAGCTAAACACATTATCAATTATGGTGGTTTTAAGTTAGGAATAGGAGGTGTAGTTACCTTCAAAAATGGAGGTTTAGATAAAGTTTTAAAAGAAATAGAATTAGAACATTTGATTTTAGAAACAGATGCGCCTTATCTTGCTCCAACTCCATATAGAGGAAAACGAAACTCTAGTCAATATATCCCGTTAATAGGAGATAAGTTAGCAGATATTTATAACTGTACTTTACCAGATATAGCTAAAGTCACTACAAGAAATGCCGTGGAGTTGTTTGGATTGTAA
- a CDS encoding aldehyde dehydrogenase family protein — MLDVMNETTEIQKVLETLGVKEVNNGAAVGAHWFSTRGEKIDSYSPVDGKLIASVNAATEADYEASILKAQEAFKSWRNVPAPKRGEIVRQFGEELRKQKGALGALVSYEMGKSLQEGLGEVQEMIDICDFAVGLSRQLNGSTLHSERPKHRMYDQYHPLGIVGIISAFNFPVAVWSWNTALAWIAGNVCIWKPSEKAPLCSIACQNIINKVIEKNEDAPDGISCLVIGDAEIGKLISNDKRVPLVSATGSTRMGKAVNQAVAARLGKSLLELGGNNAVIITPSADLKMVLPALVFGAVGTTGQRCTSTRRLIIHDSIFDEVKNVLKNAYGQLKIGSSLDESNHVGPLIDKDAVKMYFDAIEAVKAEGGEMLVEGKLLEGEGYESGCYVEPSIAIVENSYKMVQDETFAPLLYLIKYSGDVNNAIDIQNDVPQGLSSAIMTMNMREQEEFLSQVGSDCGIANVNIGTSGAEIGGAFGGEKETGGGRESGSDAWKVYMRRQTNTINWGTDLPLAQGIKFDF; from the coding sequence ATGTTAGACGTAATGAATGAAACTACAGAAATCCAAAAGGTATTAGAAACCTTAGGAGTAAAAGAAGTAAACAATGGAGCAGCAGTTGGTGCACATTGGTTTTCAACTAGAGGAGAAAAAATAGACTCTTATTCTCCTGTTGACGGAAAATTAATCGCTAGTGTAAATGCTGCTACTGAAGCAGATTATGAAGCGAGTATCTTAAAAGCACAAGAAGCTTTTAAATCATGGCGTAATGTCCCTGCACCAAAAAGAGGAGAGATTGTTCGTCAGTTTGGAGAAGAGTTACGTAAGCAAAAAGGTGCTTTAGGAGCCTTGGTTTCTTATGAAATGGGAAAATCACTACAAGAAGGGTTAGGAGAAGTTCAAGAGATGATCGACATTTGTGATTTTGCTGTTGGTTTATCAAGACAGTTAAACGGTTCTACTTTACACTCTGAGCGACCTAAACATAGAATGTACGACCAATATCATCCACTTGGAATTGTAGGTATTATTTCTGCTTTCAATTTCCCTGTAGCTGTTTGGAGTTGGAACACTGCTTTAGCTTGGATTGCTGGTAATGTTTGTATCTGGAAACCTTCTGAAAAAGCTCCTTTATGTAGTATTGCTTGTCAAAACATCATCAATAAAGTTATCGAAAAGAATGAGGATGCTCCTGACGGAATTTCTTGTTTAGTAATTGGTGACGCTGAAATTGGAAAATTAATTTCAAACGATAAAAGAGTTCCTTTAGTTTCTGCTACAGGTTCTACTCGTATGGGGAAAGCAGTTAATCAAGCTGTTGCTGCTCGTTTAGGAAAGTCGTTGTTGGAGTTAGGAGGAAACAATGCTGTAATTATTACTCCAAGTGCTGATTTAAAAATGGTACTGCCTGCTCTAGTATTTGGAGCTGTAGGAACAACTGGACAAAGATGTACTTCTACTCGTCGTTTAATTATACACGACTCTATTTTTGATGAGGTTAAAAATGTATTGAAAAATGCTTATGGACAATTAAAAATAGGATCTTCTTTAGATGAATCTAATCATGTTGGGCCACTTATCGATAAAGATGCTGTAAAAATGTACTTCGATGCAATAGAAGCTGTAAAAGCAGAAGGTGGAGAAATGCTAGTAGAAGGAAAGTTATTGGAAGGAGAAGGATATGAGAGTGGTTGTTACGTAGAACCATCTATTGCTATCGTTGAGAATAGCTATAAAATGGTTCAAGACGAAACGTTTGCACCTTTATTATACTTAATCAAGTACAGTGGAGATGTAAACAATGCAATTGACATCCAAAACGATGTACCTCAAGGGTTATCATCTGCTATCATGACCATGAACATGAGAGAACAAGAAGAGTTCTTATCGCAAGTTGGTTCTGACTGTGGTATTGCGAATGTAAACATTGGAACTTCTGGAGCTGAAATTGGTGGAGCTTTTGGAGGTGAAAAAGAAACAGGAGGTGGACGTGAGTCTGGTTCTGATGCTTGGAAAGTTTACATGAGAAGACAAACGAATACGATTAACTGGGGAACAGATTTACCTTTAGCACAAGGAATTAAATTTGATTTCTAA
- a CDS encoding energy transducer TonB, protein MRIIIIFFLAALIVQSTSAQRKHWINSNGDVVKKDMATHYYTLTKTAAKTFLYQEYDKQTDSLFQEINYPTKDLLTKEGEFKQYFENGTLAVEGAYLNNKKTGSWMFYDRNSLKQTEITYKKGLKQGCFSEFKKGKLSAIFRYKTDTLHSLVQLFDAIGNNLFKEDTLDRAAYSFVDEEAIFSGGEIEFQKFLKKRTNNRNPQQVKVGVTFNIDKKGQVTEIEVLKESIQATIAEYYYKEALKVISKMPKWEPAMKRGRVVKSRHHCEVLFN, encoded by the coding sequence ATGAGAATAATCATTATTTTTTTTCTGGCTGCACTTATTGTTCAATCAACTTCTGCTCAACGTAAACATTGGATAAATTCCAATGGAGACGTCGTAAAAAAAGATATGGCAACTCATTATTATACACTTACCAAAACAGCAGCTAAAACTTTTTTGTATCAAGAGTATGATAAACAAACAGATAGCCTTTTTCAAGAAATCAATTACCCAACAAAAGACCTTTTGACAAAAGAAGGTGAGTTTAAGCAATATTTCGAAAACGGAACATTAGCTGTTGAGGGAGCTTATTTGAATAACAAAAAAACAGGAAGCTGGATGTTTTATGATAGAAATAGCCTTAAACAAACAGAAATAACATACAAAAAGGGTTTGAAACAAGGTTGTTTTTCTGAGTTTAAGAAAGGAAAACTGAGTGCAATATTTCGATATAAAACAGATACCTTACATAGTTTAGTTCAACTATTTGATGCTATTGGAAATAACCTCTTTAAAGAAGATACTTTAGATAGAGCTGCATATAGCTTTGTAGATGAAGAAGCTATTTTTTCTGGAGGTGAGATCGAATTTCAAAAGTTTTTAAAGAAGAGAACAAATAATAGAAACCCTCAACAGGTCAAGGTAGGAGTTACATTTAATATTGATAAAAAAGGGCAAGTAACAGAAATTGAAGTCTTGAAAGAAAGTATTCAAGCAACGATCGCCGAATACTATTATAAAGAAGCGTTAAAAGTCATCTCAAAAATGCCTAAGTGGGAACCTGCTATGAAAAGAGGTAGAGTGGTCAAATCCAGACATCATTGTGAAGTGCTATTTAATTAA